The following are encoded together in the Fusarium keratoplasticum isolate Fu6.1 chromosome 1, whole genome shotgun sequence genome:
- a CDS encoding Dolichyl-phosphate-mannose--protein mannosyltransferase codes for MARSSTPQGSLRQRGTASKKVSDDTFSPETELDKLAKAGAQRAGKGEVEYKIGLAIITILAFVTRFWGISHPNEVVFDEVHFGKFASYYLERTYFFDVHPPFGKLLFAFMGWLVGYDGHFHFENIGDSYIANKVPYVAFRALPAILGALTVSVTYLIMWESGYSLPACILAAGLILLDNAHIGQTRLILLDATLVLAMACSLLFYIKWYKLRHEPFSRKWWKWLILTGFALSCDISVKYVGLFAFVTIGSAVIIDLWDLLNINRPNGAISLQEFAKHFAARAFGLIIMPFLFYLFWFQVHFAVLNRSGPGDDFMTPEFQETLSDNVMLANAIDIQYYDSISIRHKETKTYLHSHEDRYPLRYDDGRVSSQGQQVTGYPYNDTNNYWEILPMNDDKKLGRTVKNHDLVRLRHIGTDKILLSHDVASPYYPTNQEFTAVSIEDAYGKRQNDTLFEVRIEHGKKNQNFKSVSGHFKFIHNPSKVAMWTHTKPLPEWGYKQQEINGNKQIAPSSNVWIVEDIPSLPADHPRRQKPERKVKQLPFLQKWFELQRAMFYHNSKLTSSHPYSSHPYQWPFLLRGVSFWTQGETRQQIYFLGNPFGWWLASSLLAVYAGIILADQVSLRRGIDALDHRTRSRLYNSTGFFFLAWATHYFPFYLMGRQLFLHHYLPAHLASCLVAGALLEFIFNSEPAEELTIKDKKVAPSPKHHVTARERFAGQSMLSAWIACGAVLAIIVAGWYFFLPLTYGYPGLSVEQILRRKWLGYDLHFAK; via the exons ATGGCTCGCAGCTCCACGCCGCAGGGCAGCCTGCGACAGAGGGGCACTGCGTCCAAGAAGGTTTCTGACGATACTTTCAGCCCCGAAACTGAGCTTGATAAGCTTGCAAAGGCCGGCGCCCAGAGAGCTGGCAAGGGCGAGGTCGAGTACAAGATTGGccttgccatcatcaccattcTGGCCTTTGTCACTCGATTCTGGGGTATCAGCCACCCCAACGAGGTCGTCTTTGACGAGGTGCATTTTGGAAAG TTTGCTTCCTACTACCTCGAGCGAACCTACTTCTTCGATGTCCACCCTCCCTTCGGAAAGCTTCTCTTCGCCTTTATGGGCTGGCTGGTCGGCTATGATGGCCACTTCCACTTCGAGAACATTGGCGACTCCTACATTGCCAACAAGGTCCCTTACGTGGCCTTCCGAGCTCTGCCCGCCATTCTCGGTGCCCTGACCGTCTCCGTCACCTACCTCATCATGTGGGAGTCTGGATACAGTCTTCCCGCCTGCATTCTCGCCGCCGGTCTTATCCTCCTTGACAATGCCCACATTGGCCAGACCCGTCTCATTCTCCTGGACGCtaccctcgtcctcgccatgGCCTGCAGTCTGCTCTTCTACATCAAGTGGTACAAGCTTCGACACGAGCCCTTCTCCAGGAAGTGGTGGAAGTGGCTCATCCTGACCGGATTCGCCCTGTCCTGCGATATCTCGGTCAAGTACGTTGGTCTCTTCGCCTTTGTCACCATTGGCTCCGCTGTCATCATTGACCTCTGGGACctgctcaacatcaaccGACCCAATGGCGCTATCAGCCTCCAGGAGTTCGCCAAGCATTTTGCTGCTCGAGCCTTTGGCCTGATCATCATGCCCTTCCTGTTCTACCTCTTCTGGTTCCAGGTCCACTTTGCCGTCCTCAACCGCTCCGGCCCCGGTGACGACTTCATGACCCCCGAGTTCCAGGAGACCCTCAGCGACAACGTCATGCTGGCCAACGCTATTGACATCCAGTACTACGACAGCATCAGCATTCGCCAcaaggagaccaagaccTACCTCCACAGCCACGAGGACCGATACCCTCTTCGCTACGACGATGGCCGTGTCTCCAGCCAGGGCCAGCAGGTCACCGGTTACCCCTACAACGACACCAACAACTACTGGGAGATCCTGCCCATgaacgacgacaagaagctgggTCGCACCGTCAAGAACCACGACCTGGTCCGCTTGAGGCACATTGGTACCGACAAGATCCTGCTCTCTCACGATGTCGCCTCGCCCTACTACCCCACCAACCAGGAGTTCACGGCTGTCTCGATCGAGGATGCCTACGGCAAGCGCCAGAACGATACTCTCTTCGAGGTCCGAATTGAACATGGCAAGAAGAACCAGAACTTCAAGTCCGTCTCGGGTCACTTCAAGTTCATCCACAATCCAAGCAAGGTCGCCATGTGGACTCACACCAAGCCTCTGCCTGAGTGGGGATACAAGCAGCAGGAAATCAACGGCAACAAGCAGATTGCGCCCAGCTCCAACGTCTGGATCGTTGAGGACATTCCCTCGCTGCCCGCCGACCACCCCCGTCGTCAGAAGCCTgagcgcaaggtcaagcagcTGCCCTTCCTCCAGAAGTGGTTCGAGCTCCAGCGTGCCATGTTCTACCACAACAGCAAGCTCACCAGCAGCCACCCCTACTCGAGCCACCCTTACCAGTGGCCCTTCCTGCTCCGCGGTGTCAGCTTCTGGACTCAGGGCGAGACCCGCCAGCAGATCTACTTCCTGGGCAACCCCTTCGGCTGGTGGCTCGCGAGCAGTCTTCTTGCTGTCTATGCCGGTATCATTCTTGCTGATCAGGTGTCTCTGCGTCGTGGCATTGATGCCCTGGATCACC GCACTCGTTCCCGCCTGTATAACTCGACTGgattcttcttcctcgcgtGGGCCACTCACTACTTCCCATTCTACCTCATGGGACGTCAGCTCTTCCTGCATCATTATCTTCCAGCTCACCTGGCCTCTTGTCTCGTCGCCGGTGCTCTACTTgagttcatcttcaactcggAGCCTGCTGAGGAGCTGACCATTAAGGACAAGAAGGTTGCCCCTAGCCCCAAGCACCACGTCACCGCCCGAGAGCGATTCGCTGGCCAGAGTATGCTCAGCGCCTGGATCGCTTGCGGTGCTGTGCTGGCTATCATCGTTGCCGGCTGGTACTTCTTCCTTCCCCTGACCTACGGCTACCCTGGCCTGTCGGTTGAGCAGATCCTCCGAAGGAAGTGGCTCGGTTACGACCTGCACTTTGCCAAATAA